One stretch of Carettochelys insculpta isolate YL-2023 chromosome 20, ASM3395843v1, whole genome shotgun sequence DNA includes these proteins:
- the MFSD6L gene encoding major facilitator superfamily domain-containing protein 6-like, protein MSTNKQWDVNKALAVASLFHFLYSAGNSCVIPFLTLYFRQLGLTAPLVGIIIGIKHLISSLWAPLCSYFAKSHSKRKVLIMGSLLCSVGTGLLLTLVPPLSKDIVYKYCNISQQSSSLVKAVEVPDVTLNNPSAVNPSTVTSKGMVSAETLRTATNVLVTSGKPPLTSTAFQDLFTDVWGKNGEGIDEMGTSADHYNNRPSDEITSFNVINQMIQELETLTSHETPIPRLEKETKPPEVGLNSNPEKNLSVGGSTEFSLFQTNPRPVDGTSHVFENLSSHLEKVQDVNFELLQDFNFLDHEHQIFLMVLGAVMFWELLAAPLEWMVDDSLYEYLDFVDATDRYGKLWIWSYLGASAGACGITIFVDQLNCFLSAKISRLTVHFYGYALLITLTLLISVFLPIHVSKKIEHVNKTVKALNLIGSDGRTILSAVTIFLTGVIGSTVQNFLFWQMQDQGSNELYMGLSVAIGLIAEILLYAFKNKLLRALSSSGTVALSLSCLSAQLLYYSFLWNAWSVLPIQILCGFSNGALWWAVNTLVDDVASPGTERSLQIVLQGLSCGCGASLGSFAGGFVMSNFGLAVLYRACSISLALWLILFLIVQSKLPRQKKINYSRLLAADPSDVSDSDEEKERDWLVKAMKDENFNRNW, encoded by the coding sequence ATGAGTACAAATAAACAGTGGGATGTTAACAAAGCGCTGGCTGTTGCCAGCCTCTTCCATTTTCTTTACAGCGCAGGAAACTCTTGTGTAATTCCATTTTTAACTCTTTACTTCCGGCAACTGGGATTGACTGCCCCTTTAGTAGGTATTATTATAGGAATTAAACATTTAATATCATCTCTCTGGGCTCCACTATGCTCCTACTTTGCAAAGAGCCATAGTAAAAGGAAAGTTCTCATAATGGGATCATTGCTGTGTTCGGTGGGAACAGGTTTGCTGCTTACACTTGTCCCACCCTTGAGCAAAGACATTGTGTACAAATATTGTAATATAAGCCAGCAGTCAAGCAGCTTAGTGAAAGCAGTAGAGGTGCCTGATGTGACTCTGAACAACCCCAGTGCTGTGAATCCCAGTACTGTTACCAGTAAAGGAATGGTGTCTGCAGAAACACTAAGAACAGCCACAAATGTTTTGGTGACTAGTGGAAAGCCACCACTAACAAGTACAGCTTTCCAAGACTTGTTTACAGATGTATGGGGGAAAAATGGTGAAGGAATTGATGAAATGGGGACATCTGCAGATCATTACAATAATAGGCCTTCTGATGAGATAACTTCTTTCAATGTAATTAACCAGATGATACAAGAACTTGAGACACTCACTTCACATGAAACACCAATCCCTAGGCTTGAGAAGGAAACCAAACCTCCAGAGGTTGGGCTGAATAGTAATCCTGAGAAAAACCTTTCTGTTGGTGGAAGTACTGAGTTTTCTTTATTTCAAACAAACCCTCGCCCTGTTGATGGAACTTCtcatgtttttgaaaatctgtcaaGTCACTTGGAGAAAGTTCAGGATGTCAACTTTGAGCTTCTACAAGATTTTAACTTTCTTGACCATGAACACCAGATTTTTCTCATGGTGCTAGGAGCTGTTATGTTTTGGGAACTGTTGGCTGCACCTCTTGAATGGATGGTTGATGACAGCCTTTATGAATATCTTGACTTTGTTGATGCAACTGACAGATATGGGAAGCTTTGGATTTGGAGTTATTTGGGTGCATCTGCAGGAGCTTGCGGGATCACCATATTTGTGGATCAGTTGAACTGCTTCCTCAGTGCTAAAATCTCTCGCCTGACTGTGCACTTCTATGGCTATGCTCTGCTGATCACTCTCACATTGCTCATCAGTGTCTTTCTTCCTATTCATGTTTCCAAGAAAATAGAACATGTGAACAAAACGGTCAAAGCTCTGAACCTCATTGGAAGTGATGGCCGAACAATTCTGTCTGCTGTCACCATCTTCCTTACAGGCGTCATTGGATCTACTGTGCAGAATTTTCTCTTCTGGCAAATGCAGGACCAAGGCAGCAATGAATTATACATGGGTCTATCAGTGGCTATTGGACTGATTGCTGAAATTCTGCTTTATGCCTTTAAAAACAAGTTACTAAGAGCTCTCTCAAGTAGTGGTACTGTTGCACTGAGTTTAAGCTGCCTTTCAGCACAGCTTCTGTACTACTCGTTCCTATGGAATGCGTGGTCAGTTCTGCCTATTCAGATTTTGTGTGGCTTCAGTAATGGTGCCTTATGGTGGGCAGTTAATACGTTAGTTGACGACGTAGCCAGTCCTGGGACAGAGAGATCTCTGCAAATTGTCCTCCAGGGACTCTCATGTGGTTGTGGAGCTAGCCTGGGAAGCTTTGCAGGGGGATTTGTCATGAGCAACTTTGGGTTGGCAGTTCTGTACAGGGCATGCTCTATAAGTTTGGCACTCTGGTTAATCTTGTTCTTGATTGTTCAATCTAAGCTGCCtcgacagaaaaaaattaattattcTCGTCTCCTGGCTGCAGATCCTAGTGATGTCAGTGACTCTGATGAGGAGAAGGAAAGGGACTGGCTGGTAAAAGCTATGAAAGATGAGAACTTCAATAGGAATTGGTAA